Proteins encoded by one window of Mustela erminea isolate mMusErm1 chromosome 5, mMusErm1.Pri, whole genome shotgun sequence:
- the PSMB5 gene encoding proteasome subunit beta type-5, with the protein MALASVLERPLPVNGLGFFGLGGRADLLDLGPGSPSDGLTLAAPNWGVAEEPRIEMLHGTTTLAFKFQHGVIVAADSRATAGAYIASQTVKKVIEINPYLLGTMAGGAADCSFWERLLARQCRIYELRNKERISVAAASKLLANMVYQYKGMGLSMGTMICGWDKRGPGLYYVDSEGNRISGATFSVGSGSVYAYGVMDRGYSYDLEVEQAYDLARRAIYQATYRDAYSGGAVNLYHVREDGWIRVSSDSVADLHDKYSGSTP; encoded by the exons ATGGCGCTGGCCAGCGTGTTGGAGAGGCCGCTACCGGTGAACGGGCTCGGGTTTTTTGGACTCGGGGGTCGTGCGGATCTGCTGGACCTGGGTCCAGGGAGTCCCAGCGATGGGCTGACCCTGGCCGCGCCCAACTGGGGTGTCGCGGAGGAGCCAAGAATCGAAATGCTTCATGGAACCACCACCCTGGCCTTCAAG TTTCAACATGGAGTCATTGTTGCAGCGGACTCTCGGGCCACAGCTGGTGCCTATATAGCCTCCCAGACAGTAAAGAAGGTGATAGAGATCAATCCCTACCTGCTGGGCACCATGGCTGGGGGCGCAGCGGATTGCAGCTTCTGGGAGCGGCTGTTGGCTCGGCAATGTCGAATATATGAGCTTCGAAACAAGGAACGCATCTCGGTAGCAGCTGCCTCCAAGCTGCTTGCCAACATGGTGTATCAGTATAAAGGCATGGGGCTGTCCATGGGCACCATGATCTGTGGCTGGGATAAGAGAGGCCCTG GCCTCTACTATGTGGACAGTGAAGGAAACCGGATCTCGGGGGCCACCTTCTCTGTAGGTTCTGGCTCTGTGTATGCTTATGGGGTCATGGATCGGGGTTACTCCTATGACCTAGAGGTGGAACAGGCCTATGATCTGGCCCGTCGAGCCATCTACCAAGCCACCTATAGAGATGCCTACTCGGGAGGCGCAGTCAACCTCTACCATGTCCGGGAGGATGGCTGGATCCGAGTCTCCAGTGACAGTGTGGCTGATCTACATGACAAATATAGTGGCTCTACCCCCTGA
- the PSMB11 gene encoding proteasome subunit beta type-11, with amino-acid sequence MALQDVCKWQAPDTWGLSPHLPQASGWAVPPGCDPQTFLRTHGPRLAHGTTTLAFRFRHGVIAAADTRASCGSYVQCPASRKILPVHRHLLGTTSGTSADCATWYRVLRRELQLRALREGRLPSVAGSARLLSALMSCYRGLDLCVATALCGWDRSGPALFYVDSDGTRLQGNIFSVGSGSPYAYGVLDRGYRYDMSPQEAYALARRAVTHATHRDAYSGGSVDLFHVRESGWEYVSRSDACVLYWELQKLPEPEEEEEEEEEEEEEEEARQDQAEPATLHRDSRLAAETEML; translated from the coding sequence ATGGCTCTGCAGGATGTGTGCAAGTGGCAGGCCCCGGACACCTGGGGACTGTCGCCTCACCTGCCTCAGGCCAGCGGCTGGGCCGTGCCCCCAGGTTGTGACCCTCAAACCTTCCTGCGGACGCATGGCCCCAGGCTGGCCCACGGCACCACCACCTTGGCCTTCCGCTTCCGGCACGGAGTCATCGCCGCTGCGGACACCCGGGCGTCCTGTGGCAGCTACGTGCAGTGCCCGGCCTCGCGCAAGATCCTCCCGGTGCACCGTCACCTGCTGGGCACCACATCCGGCACGTCTGCCGACTGTGCCACGTGGTACCGCGTGTTGCGGCGGGAACTGCAGCTGCGCGCCCTGAGGGAGGGGCGGCTGCCCAGCGTGGCGGGGTCCGCCAGACTCCTGTCGGCCCTGATGTCCTGCTACCGGGGGTTGGATCTATGCGTGGCCACCGCGCTGTGTGGCTGGGACCGCTCGGGCCCTGCCCTCTTCTATGTGGACAGTGACGGCACCCGCCTGCAGGGGAACATCTTCTCGGTGGGCTCTGGATCTCCTTACGCCTATGGCGTGCTTGACCGCGGCTACCGCTACGACATGAGCCCCCAGGAAGCCTATGCCCTGGCTCGCCGCGCCGTGACCCACGCCACCCACCGCGATGCCTACTCAGGGGGCTCTGTAGACCTTTTCCATGTGCGGGAAAGCGGATGGGAGTATGTGTCGCGCAGCGATGCCTGTGTGCTGTACTGGGAACTGCAGAAGCTTCCggagccagaggaggaggaggaggaggaggaggaggaggaggaggaggaggaggcccgcCAGGACCAGGCTGAGCCTGCCACCCTGCACAGAGACTCCAGGCTGGCCGCAGAGACTGAGATGCTGTGA